The genomic stretch ataagtgtagggttataagtgtagggttataagtgtagggttataagtgtagggttataagtgtagggttataagtgtagggttataagtgtagggttataagtgtagggttataagtgtagggttataagtgtagggttataagtgtagggttataagtgtagggttataagtgtagggttataagtgtagggttataagtgtagggttataagtgtagggttataagtgtagggttataagtgtagggttataagtgtagggttataagtgtagggttataagtgNNNNNNNNNNNNNNNNNNNNNNNNNNNNNNNNNNNNNNNNNNNNNNNNNNNNNNNNNNNNNNNNNNNNNNNNNNNNNNNNNNNNNNNNNNNNNNNNNNNNNNNNNNNNNNNNNNNNNNNNNNNNNNNNNNNNNNNNNNNNNNNNNNNNNNNNNNNNNNNNNNNNNNNNNNNNNNNNNNNNNNNNNNNNNNNNNNNNNNNNccctccttcacccctactctcccacctccccccccccaacccctccttcaccccactctccaactcccccccaccctccttcaccccactctccaactcctccccccaacccctccttcaccccactctccaacccccctcacccccaacccctccttcaccccactctccaactcctccccccaacccctccttcacccctactctccaactcctccccccaacccctccttcacccctactctccaactcctcccccaacccctccttccccctactctccaactcctcccccaacccctccttcaccctactctccaactcctcaccccaacccctccttcacccctactctccaactcccctcaccccaacccctccttcaccccttctctccaactcctccccccaacccctccttcacccctactctccaactcctcaccccaacccctccttcacccctactctccaactcctccccccaacccctccttcacccgtactctccaactcctcaccccaacccctccttcacccctactctccaactcctccccccacccctccttcaccccactctccaactcctccccccaacccctccttcaccccactctccaactcctccccccaacccctccttcacccctactctccaactcctcaccccaacccctccttcacccctactctccaactcccctcaccccaacccctccttcacccctactctccaactcctccccccaacccctccttcacccctactctccaactcctcaccccaacccctccttcacccctactctccaactcctcaccccaacccctccttcacccctgctctccaactcctcaccccaacccctccttcacccctactctccaaacccctcaccccaacccctccttcacccctactctccaactcccctcaccccaacccctccttcacccctactctccaactcctcaccccaacccctccttcacccctactctccaactcccctcaccccaacccctccttcacccctactctccaactcctccccccaacccctccttcaccccactctccaacccccctcaccccaacccctccttcaccccactctccaactcctccccccaacccctccttcacccctactctccaactcctccccccaacccctccttcacccctactctccaactccctcaccccaacccctccttcacccctactctccaactcctccccccaacccctccttcacccctactctccaactcctcaccccaacccctccttcacccctactctccaactcctccccccaacccctccttcacccgtactctccaactcctcaccccaacccctccttcaccctactctccaactcctccccccaacccctccttcaccccaactctccaactcctcccccaacccctccttcaccccactctccaactcctccccccaacccctccttcacccctactctccaactcctcaccccaacccctccttcacccctactctccaactcccctcaccccaacccctccttcacccctactctccaactcctccccccaacccctccttcacccctactctccaactcctcaccccaacccctccttcacccctactctccaactcctcaccccaacccctccttcacccctactctccaactcctcaccccaacccctccttcacccctactctccaaccccctcaccccaacccctccttcacccctactctccaactcccctcaccccaacccctccttcacccctactctccaactcctcaccccaacccctccttcacccctactctccaactcccctcaccccaacccctccttcacccctactctccaactcctccccccaacccctccttcacccctactctccaactcctcaccccaacccctccttcacccctactctccaaccccctcaccccaacccctccttcactcctactctccaactcctcaccccaacccctccttcacccctactctccaactcctccccccaaccccttcttcaccccaactctccaactcctccccccaacccctccttcacccctactctccaactcccctcactctaacccctccttcaccccactctccaaccccctcaccccaacctctccttcacccctactctcccacCCCTCTCACCCCAACCCTTCCTTCACCCCAACAatttcatttttaccatcacttacacCAATGATCTACACAGGAGGTAAATCTCAGaggattctgtgtgatggtgaggtgatcactgaacAATAAAGCGCAGAAACTGGTgggggggctgctcattatcctcggtgatttaatcccctttcccactgaatactgcggacagacatggtcacattggtaacagaatggtcagtgtgacatcactttctaaacaagagcacacaagacaatgggttatcaataaatggtaaaggtattaaacactctgcaattacattgtaaacaaaatggaaataaaatgctggaaaataattggtgaagataataatttgtctctgtggaattgactagcaaacattaagaatgGTGGGTtttatttacacacacgcacacaccaatatattatatatatatatagcaaagactctGTGTCTGCTCTtttcagttaagaacataagaattaggaacagaagtagaccatctagcccctcaagcctgctctgccattcaataagatcatggctgatctggtcgtggactcagctccacttacccgccctctccccgtaacccttaattcccttattgcttaaaaatctatttttgacttgaaaacattcaatgagccagcctcaactgcttccttgggcagagaattccacagattcacaaccctctgggagaagaaattctttctcaactcggttttaaattggctcccccgtattttgaggctgtgccccctagtcctagtctcctcgaccagtggaaacaacctctctgcctctattttgtctatccctttcatgattttaaatgtttctataagatcacccctcatccttctgaactccaaggagtaaagacccagtctactcaatctatcatcataaggtaaccccctcatttctcgaatcagccgagtgaattgtctctgtaccccctccaaagccagtatatccttccttaagtaaggtgaccaaaactgcacgcagtactccaggtgcggcctcaccaataccctatacagttgcagcaacacctccctacttttgtactccatccctctcgcaatgaaggccaacattccatttgccttcctgattacctgctgcacctgcaaactaaccttttgggattcatgcactgtgccagaggtttccgtagtctagcggttatcacgtttgctttacacgtgaAAAGTCACCGGTTCGATCCCAGGTGGGAACATtatggaccaggatggccgagtggttaaggcgttgggcttaagatccaatgggtttatacccgcgtgggttcgaaccccactcctggtaattacttaattaaacagagatttttcccatcctgctcagtgataaccgatttttctaaaagagtttcatgcacaaggacccccaggtccctctgcaccacagcatgttgtaatttctccccattcaaataatattcccttttactgttttttttccccaaggtggatgacctcacactttccgacattgtattccatctgccaaaccttagcccattcgcttaacctatccaaatctccttgcagcctctctgagtcctctacacaacccgctttcccactaatcttagttgtTCTGCTAAACCCGACGTTTTTATCAGTGTGGATTTTAGGACCCTGCAGCAGCCCACCCGGCggtgcttgctgggtcaggatataaatagaccgcgcgctgttcctcctcccactgcctgggggaatgggggcagatatttaaagggacagggactcccctttctctgcctctttATAGTTAAAAGGGACAGTCCAatttatcttggggtgtcggaggacttcactaacagagctcccattaacagtcacTGCCTTCTGCACTGTGCAGTGATTATAAATCTGTCtaattcagtgacttgagcctttctaaaatctctcactgtttttgatgatccatttaacttgcttgtataatttggaaagacttcagaattgtgccGTGTGACGAAGGTTTCGGGTAAaggtggagtcaaatttgtttcaaaatattctgttcccaccctcccccaaccccccaaattttagaacactgcagtactgactgggaaggtcccaaattcgatccttgatctgggctgtgtgctgatctcagccaaggcagcagttcgggggttataattgtcctcacttccactgggctaaatatgagtaaaaatcagccactgcccctgctcttcataccgatccagggacctcaactgggaagtgtgtgcctGTCATTTGAGGACAGCATTTGAGGCTGTgacgcctaccacagtggaaatcctgctggcactcactgagttgactgaccgtgaggcactagaggttaactaatgtctgtggaatttcacccagccagattcagcactttctggagagaATAAATCTCAGGCGCTGAAATGAaagttgattttagacagtaaatgtctagaataaggaatttacagtTTAGGAGGGACAAAAGGGGACAGAAAGAtctatagaatctagaattgtctgttctgaatttatatcctgtacttacagtaataacgtttgtaaccaccatttatttgcagggtattagaaggggaggatctgcaactgGGAAACGCAATCCAGACATcgcgtcaagatttgacagattccccggattgatcaggatcaccttatcatcagcctttgtaaaaacaccaatcacagcggggagaaacaggacacatgttctgtgtgtggctgcaccttcaaccaatcgttcagcctgtgagactcgtgcacccacctgactcaacactataaatgtggggacagtgggaatggatgctgttgcaagtggaaagtgattcagtcgctcatctcaccaactgacattcgaggagttagataacagactttctcctgtgaatatagagctgggttattgggctgtgatgtgtttacttgttcatcttggtgactctaaatctttgccaattatttgatgtgatcggtttacatgtacatatttttttttaatacatttgctgagtggattcaaatttaaattgaaaccaggtttgcaggcgtgatgctccattcacacatcgaaggtgagagagatgctgtggggcacacgctaagtccagtatctgaaagtgattaacagactgggttttgtgtttagtgatcccaagcGTGTTACCGACACCTTGCctcgataccaaggctaggagaggcaatctggaaggtatgggagagtaaccgaaggtatgagaactgaaataatccagagttagaaaggagaaaaggcccaagtcggtaacaggacatcaattagtctcctcttatcttggagacatcaaataacaacacactctgttatttaaaatatcaacatgttaaactccagcccagttatagcggttattaacatcagcagaaacaaaccccaactgacagaatgaacacgattgaatgacatcccaacagttgataatcgAGCAGCTATTGCGGTGTTGGGGTtggcggcagggggggggggagggcggcggggctgacttaaaacagtcactatcactagagataaagtactcagcaaactaatgggactaaaggtggacaagtcccccggaCCTGATTGCATgcatctagggtcttaaaagatagtagatgcattggttgtaatctaccaaaattccctgaagtctggggaagtcccaggtgacaggaaaactgcaaatataacaccctaattcatgaaaggagggagaaagaaagcaggaaactatagaccagttagccgaacatctgtcagtgggaaaatactggagtccatcattaaggaagtagtagcaggacatttagaaaatcatattgcagtcaagcagagtcagcatggttttatgaaagggagatcatgtttgacaaattggctggagttgtttgaagatgtaacgagcagagtggataaaggagaaccagttgatgttctaTATTTGCATTTCTGGAAAGTAttcaataagttgccacacaaaaggttactgcgagctctcggggttgtgggtaatatattagcatgtagagaggattggctaactaacagaaaacagagagtcgggataaatgggtcattttcaggttggcaaactatacctagtggggtgccgcaaggatccttAAGTGCTGGGGccataactatttacaatttatattaatgacttggatgaagggactgagtgtaacgcagccaaatatgctgatgatacaaagataggtgggaaagcaagttgtgaggaggacgcaaagaatctacaaagggatatagataggctcagtgagtgggcaaaaatctggcagatggactgtaatgtggtaaaatgtcagcttATTCCCTTTGGTAGgacaaataaaaaagctaattattatttaaatggagatgattacaaaatgctgtagtacagagggatctgggggttcttgtacatgaagctcaaaaggttagcatgcaggtacagcaaataatcaggaaggcaaatggaatgctggcctttattgcaagggggatacagtataaaagtcgggaagtcctgctacgactgtacagggcattggtaagaccccacagctggagtactgcgcacagttttggtctggacttgtctccattcccgtgccgagtgGATTGCTACACCAggcgggaggggcaacatttagggacactgattccccaccaattcccattctcctcctttctggtggataatggaggggccactgtgtgtaatgtgcaagtcagtaagcattgtcagcaagctctttctaattggagattatattcagtggaaagtttgacactattgtagattttgtaccaaagatcaatgtaggattaaagtaaaaatgcataattttattgcaaacgaaATTTCTgctgagagttgctgaattaaggggaaagataacacacagcgtttcttaaatggacaatTCAGCtccaagaacacaatcagcaatatatctagaatattaaagtccagcccagttataggattattaacatcagcagaaacaaaccccaactgtcagaatgaacatgcttcagtcaggatgtgattaacagcagcaataacagcagattccaactccCGCGgtcaattgtgaactcgctggtgtgtcagcaggttggatgaccgagtgaatcgcttcccacattcTGAGCAggcgaacggtctctccccagtgtgaactcgctggtgtctcagcagggtggatgactgagtgaatcgtttcccacactcagagcaggtgaacggtctctccccagtgtgaattcgctggtgtttcaacaggtgggatgactgagtgaatccgttcccacactcagagcaggtgaatggcctctctacagtgtgaactcgctggtgtgtcagcaggtaggatgactgagtgaatcccttcccacattcagagcaggtgaatggcctccccacagtgtgaattcgctggtgttccagcaggtgggatgaccgagtgaatcccttctcacactccgagcaggtgaatggcctctccccagtgtggactcgctggtgtctcagcaggtgggatgaataagtgaaacccttcccacactcagagcaggtgaacggcctctccccagtgtggactcgctggtgtctcagcagttcggatgaccaagtgaatccctttccacactcagagcaggtgaacggcctctccccagtgtgaacttgctggtgaacTACAagctgggatgaccgagtgaatccctccccatacTCAGAGCAAGTGAATTGCCTCGCCacattgtgaactcgctgatgtgtcagcaggtgggatgaccgagtgaatcgcttcccacactcagagcagatgaacggcctctccccagtgtgaactcgctggtgtctcagcaggtgggatgaatcagtgaaacccttcccacactcagagcaggtgaatggcctctctccggtgtgaactcgctgatgagttacaaggttggatgactgagtgaatcccttcccacacacggggcaggtgaacggcctctctccagtgtgactgcggcgatgaatttccagctcagacggcgctctgaataccttcccacagtcaccacatttccacggtttctccatagtgcgggtatccttgtgactctccatggttggatgaattgaagcctcgcccacacacacaacacgtttacagtttctccccgctgtgaatggtgcgatgttttttcagactGTGCAACCGGCGAAAGCTCTTCCCACAggaagtgcactggaacactcactcgggggtgtgtgtgtctcggtgcctttccagtcacatATTTGAAATCCTttcccacaggcaggacagacaaacatttctccttccactttcaggtcctgaagaatcgattgactctgtcagatcttgacgtgatgtttgttttgtgtttcctgtctgaaaatctccccttctaatatgctgtaaaaggagatcacaaaactcatcactgtcagtacgacagaaattcagaatagacacatctagcTTCCATGGAACattatttcctctcttgttcttccaaagctgtaaatccctgtcccactcattgtccctcctgctgtgctgaagtcCAAACCCAtcacacatttctagactgtttctccaaCAATCCCAGTTTTTAACCACCaattctggatgggttcagttctacactcactggttcccctgccctgaaggtactgactctggctgggttcagttctacactcactggttcccctgccctgaaggtactgactctggctgggttcagttctacactcactggttcccctgccctgaaggtactgactctggctgagttcagttccagacattgacatctTTCATTTCgtccctgcaccaagatggccgcgcatgcgctgtgctactcactgaatcaagatgtcggagcgctgaacctgccttcctgcacgaagatggccgccgttagcctgggcctgtgaccgggagaaagcctcgaagctgcaaccgccgatagtcCGGTTATTATTTCGGTCCTGCggcggcaccggttgtttatgaagaatCATTGACTCCCCGCTGGTTCATTACTCCCTTCCGTCCCGCTAAAAAGGACACTTCTGACGAGGCTGTCCAAAACGTGtatcctccgccattacacgcaccgcgcatgctctaaACACAGCCGGGGCccacgcctgcgcactgagctcctgtagtctcggTGCGGCATTctccccccgcggggcatgctgggtacataagaccatgagaaatcggagcaggagggggccacccGGACCCGCCGAGCCTgctctccattcaataagatcatggctggtctgatcatagactcagctccacagaaacctttactcccttatccctcaaaaatttgtcgatctccgccttaaatatattcaatgatccagccttcacggctctctggggtagataattccacagatttataaccctctgagagaataaattcctcatcATTTCAGTTTTATATggtctgaggagaaaggctgcatttgtaaatagaacagaatttactgtgattgcattgggcactgaaccatgttcattctgggagctcttgtttgtttctggtgATCTTactaacccctatacctgagctggagattaatgttgtgtataatgcgcaacaaaaatatattccagtgaaaaagaagggcggcaagagaagagataaccagccgtggataaccaaggaaataaaggaaagtatcaaatcaaagaccaatgcgtataaggtggccaaggttagtgagaaactagaggattgggaaaattttaagcaacagcaaagaatgactaaaaaagcaataaagaaagggaagatagattacgaaggtaaacttgcgcaaaacataaaaacagatagtaaaagcttttaccgatatataaaatggaaaagagtgactaaagtaaatgttggtcccttagaagatgaaaagggggatttaataatgggaaatgtggaaatggctgagaccttaaacaattattttgcttccgtcttcacaatggaagacacaaaagccatgccaaaaattgctggtcataggaacgtgggacgggaggaccttgagatgatcactatcactagggaggtagtgctggacagactaatgggactgaaggtagacaagtcccctggtcctgatgaaatgcatcccaggatattaaaagagatggcggaagttataacagatgcatttgttctaatataccaaaattctctggactctggggaggtaccagcggattggagagcagctaatgtaacgcctctgtttaaaaaagggggcaggcaaaaggcaggtaactataggctggttagtttaacatctgtagtgggaaaatgcttgaaactatcattaaggaagaaatagcgggacatctggat from Pristiophorus japonicus isolate sPriJap1 chromosome 23, sPriJap1.hap1, whole genome shotgun sequence encodes the following:
- the LOC139235624 gene encoding zinc finger protein 436-like, encoding MESHKDTRTMEKPWKCGDCGKVFRAPSELEIHRRSHTGERPFTCPVCGKGFTQSSNLVTHQRVHTGERPFTCSECGKGFTDSSHLLRHQRVHTGERPFICSECGKRFTRSSHLLTHQRVHNVARQFTCSEYGEGFTRSSQLVVHQQVHTGERPFTCSECGKGFTWSSELLRHQRVHTGERPFTCSECGKGFTYSSHLLRHQRVHTGERPFTCSECEKGFTRSSHLLEHQRIHTVGRPFTCSECGKGFTQSSYLLTHQRVHTVERPFTCSECGNGFTQSSHLLKHQRIHTGERPFTCSECGKRFTQSSTLLRHQRVHTGERPFACSECGKRFTRSSNLLTHQRVHN